In a genomic window of Nocardiopsis mwathae:
- a CDS encoding aldehyde dehydrogenase (NADP(+)) produces MTETATPIPDTGPAELDDVMAAAAAAAPAMGGLRPARRAVMLRAVADALDAAADELVPVAMAESHLPEARCRSELGRTTFQLRFFADLVEEGTYLEAAIDVADPGWGMGPRPDVRRMLVPLGPVVVFGASNFPFAFSTAGGDTASALAAGCPVVVKAHPGHPHLARLTGRVVAEALAGVRAPAGVFAVVYGMETGQRAVLHPATRAVGFTGSIPGGRALHDLAASRPEPIPFYGELGSVNPVFVTRAAMKARGPEILSGYIGSFTLGAGQFCTKPGVLLVPEECDLGPLTHAVADLAQAPLLNERVAEGFEHRLGELADHPAVEVLVRGVRTPAGWTPTLLRTGVESLLRHPGVLLEECFGPASLVVGYGEEDRLAEVAGLLQGQLTSALHAEEGDAVAPRLLELLSGRAGRVLWNEWPTGVSVTHAMTHGGPYPATTSVLHTSVGATAIRRFLRPVSYQSVPDPLLPEALRDGNPLGIPRRVNGRPEAG; encoded by the coding sequence ATGACCGAGACCGCCACCCCCATTCCCGACACCGGCCCGGCCGAGCTGGACGACGTCATGGCGGCCGCGGCTGCGGCCGCCCCCGCGATGGGCGGACTGCGGCCCGCACGGCGCGCGGTGATGCTGCGCGCCGTGGCCGACGCGCTCGACGCCGCCGCCGACGAGCTCGTCCCGGTGGCGATGGCCGAAAGCCACCTGCCCGAGGCGCGCTGCCGGTCCGAGCTCGGCCGCACCACATTCCAGCTGAGGTTCTTCGCCGATCTGGTCGAGGAGGGCACCTACCTGGAGGCCGCCATCGACGTCGCGGACCCCGGGTGGGGCATGGGGCCGCGCCCGGACGTGCGCCGGATGCTGGTCCCCCTGGGGCCGGTGGTCGTCTTCGGCGCGAGCAACTTCCCGTTCGCGTTCAGCACCGCCGGGGGCGACACCGCCTCCGCGCTCGCCGCCGGCTGCCCGGTCGTCGTCAAGGCCCACCCGGGCCACCCGCACCTGGCCCGGCTCACCGGCCGGGTGGTCGCCGAGGCGCTCGCCGGCGTCCGGGCGCCCGCGGGGGTCTTCGCGGTCGTATACGGGATGGAGACCGGGCAGCGCGCGGTACTGCATCCGGCGACCCGAGCCGTCGGGTTCACCGGGTCGATCCCGGGCGGCCGCGCCCTGCACGATCTGGCGGCCTCCCGTCCGGAGCCGATCCCGTTCTACGGTGAGCTCGGCAGCGTCAACCCCGTCTTCGTCACCCGCGCCGCCATGAAGGCGCGCGGGCCGGAGATCCTCAGCGGCTACATCGGCTCCTTCACACTGGGCGCGGGGCAGTTCTGCACCAAGCCCGGCGTGCTGCTGGTGCCGGAGGAGTGCGACCTGGGGCCGCTCACCCACGCCGTCGCCGACCTGGCCCAGGCGCCTCTGCTCAACGAGCGGGTGGCGGAGGGGTTCGAGCACCGCCTCGGGGAACTGGCCGACCACCCGGCGGTCGAGGTCCTGGTGCGCGGTGTGCGCACCCCGGCGGGATGGACCCCTACGCTGCTGCGCACCGGAGTCGAGTCGCTGCTGCGGCATCCCGGTGTGCTCCTGGAGGAGTGCTTCGGCCCGGCATCCCTGGTCGTCGGCTACGGGGAGGAGGACCGGCTGGCGGAGGTGGCCGGGCTGCTGCAGGGCCAGTTGACGTCGGCCCTTCACGCCGAAGAGGGCGATGCCGTCGCACCGCGGCTGCTGGAGCTCCTGAGCGGGCGGGCCGGGCGGGTGCTGTGGAACGAGTGGCCCACGGGGGTGTCGGTGACGCACGCGATGACGCATGGCGGCCCCTACCCGGCGACCACATCGGTGCTGCACACGTCGGTGGGTGCCACGGCCATCCGCAGATTCCTGCGCCCGGTGAGCTACCAGTCCGTCCCCGACCCCCTGCTGCCCGAGGCGCTGCGCGACGGGAACCCGCTGGGCATCCCGCGCCGGGTCAACGGTCGGCCGGAGGCGGGCTGA
- a CDS encoding TetR/AcrR family transcriptional regulator, with the protein MVRVQRMLDACAELLDEVGYDELSTTRIAERANVAIGSVYQFFPDKKAITQALGLRYLDMFSSRVTDRLAQGGFSHWSEAVDVIIDEYLDMHRNVPGFRSLHFGDAVDIRLFDPNNDNNQVIAARLRDLLISIAGAEESTELDRAITVAVESADAVLKLAFRCDPEGDRHLIDETKLLLRSYLGRHFA; encoded by the coding sequence ATGGTCCGGGTCCAGCGCATGCTGGACGCCTGCGCCGAGCTACTCGACGAGGTCGGCTACGACGAGCTCTCCACCACCCGCATCGCCGAACGCGCCAACGTCGCCATCGGGTCGGTCTACCAGTTCTTTCCGGACAAGAAGGCCATCACCCAGGCGCTCGGCCTGCGCTACCTGGACATGTTCAGCTCCCGGGTGACCGACCGACTCGCCCAGGGCGGCTTCTCCCACTGGTCCGAGGCCGTCGACGTGATCATCGACGAGTACCTCGACATGCACCGCAACGTGCCGGGCTTCCGCAGCCTGCACTTCGGCGACGCGGTGGACATCCGCCTGTTCGACCCGAACAACGACAACAACCAGGTGATCGCCGCCCGCCTTCGCGACCTGCTGATCTCCATCGCCGGGGCGGAGGAGAGCACGGAACTCGACCGCGCCATCACCGTGGCCGTCGAGTCCGCGGACGCGGTCCTCAAACTCGCCTTCCGCTGCGATCCCGAGGGCGACCGGCATCTCATCGACGAGACCAAACTGCTCCTGCGCAGCTACCTCGGCCGACATTTCGCCTGA
- a CDS encoding alpha/beta fold hydrolase — protein MVAESTLTRPTTGTAAGVPFVAMPPVVAANDGPAPMIVSLHAFEPPRSETALAGTLPMASLPAWRFHLGLPMFGARLPEGGIAEVNRRGQTDYLIQLYGPVVEQAAAELARVVAELRSRFGVQDGPIGLAGVGAGGAAALLALAESDLPIGAIGLVNPIIEPGLVLGARERRLGVAYEWTEESRDVASWLDFTSRVDDLAQRRPQPPLLIVNGGMDEVVPPERGQALHDAVAPHYPPGSLRHIVIPDLAHTMGPEPGLEPGPPAPGNVLADRALTEWFHQHLHADAEATLRL, from the coding sequence GTGGTAGCCGAAAGCACGCTCACCCGCCCGACGACCGGCACCGCGGCCGGTGTTCCCTTCGTGGCGATGCCTCCGGTCGTCGCCGCGAACGACGGCCCGGCTCCCATGATCGTCTCACTCCACGCGTTCGAGCCACCGCGCAGCGAAACCGCGCTGGCGGGCACACTCCCGATGGCCTCGCTGCCGGCATGGCGCTTCCACCTCGGCCTGCCGATGTTCGGCGCCCGCCTGCCCGAGGGCGGCATCGCCGAGGTCAACCGGCGCGGACAGACCGACTACCTGATCCAGCTCTACGGCCCGGTCGTCGAGCAGGCCGCGGCCGAACTCGCCCGTGTCGTCGCCGAGCTGCGGTCGCGCTTCGGTGTGCAGGACGGCCCCATCGGCCTGGCGGGGGTCGGCGCAGGAGGGGCGGCCGCCCTGCTCGCCCTCGCCGAGAGCGACCTCCCCATCGGCGCGATCGGCCTGGTCAACCCGATCATCGAACCGGGCCTGGTCCTCGGTGCCCGGGAGCGGCGGCTCGGCGTCGCCTACGAGTGGACCGAAGAGTCCCGCGACGTGGCCTCCTGGCTCGACTTCACCTCCCGCGTGGACGACCTCGCCCAGCGGCGCCCGCAGCCACCGCTGCTGATCGTCAACGGCGGCATGGACGAGGTCGTCCCACCGGAACGCGGCCAGGCCCTGCACGACGCCGTCGCTCCGCACTACCCGCCGGGGAGCCTGCGCCACATCGTGATTCCGGACCTTGCTCACACCATGGGCCCCGAGCCCGGCCTGGAGCCCGGTCCACCCGCGCCCGGCAACGTGCTGGCCGATCGCGCCCTCACCGAGTGGTTCCACCAGCACCTCCATGCCGATGCCGAGGCCACGCTGAGACTCTGA
- a CDS encoding HD domain-containing protein — translation MTEPAPVFASGVDHERLTAQLRFILETDKLKRILRRNMLVDGSRRENAAEHSWHLALTARVFAEYAPEGTDIDRVVEMLVLHDIVEIDAGDTFIYDARESVSQPERERAAADRIFALLPEDQAEHARTRWEEFEERKTPEARFARAIDGLAPLLANWHTEGGTWVRYGITAAQVRERVKTIAEGSEALGSYALALTEDAARRGYLR, via the coding sequence GTGACAGAACCGGCACCGGTGTTTGCCAGCGGGGTCGATCACGAACGGCTCACGGCCCAGCTCCGGTTCATCCTGGAGACCGACAAGCTCAAGCGGATCCTCCGCCGGAACATGCTCGTCGACGGCTCTCGGCGGGAGAACGCCGCGGAACACTCCTGGCACCTCGCCCTGACCGCACGGGTCTTCGCCGAGTACGCTCCGGAGGGCACCGACATCGACCGCGTGGTCGAGATGCTGGTCCTGCACGACATCGTCGAGATCGACGCCGGGGACACGTTCATCTACGACGCCCGGGAGTCCGTCTCCCAGCCTGAGCGGGAACGCGCCGCCGCCGACAGGATCTTCGCCCTGCTCCCCGAGGACCAGGCGGAACACGCCCGCACCCGGTGGGAGGAGTTCGAGGAGCGCAAGACGCCCGAGGCACGCTTCGCGCGGGCGATCGACGGTCTCGCCCCCCTGCTCGCCAACTGGCACACCGAGGGCGGAACCTGGGTCCGCTACGGGATCACCGCGGCCCAGGTCCGCGAGCGGGTGAAGACCATCGCCGAGGGCTCCGAGGCGCTGGGCTCCTACGCCCTCGCCCTCACCGAGGACGCCGCCCGCCGCGGCTACCTACGCTGA
- a CDS encoding sulfite exporter TauE/SafE family protein, protein MSLWEALAILLAGIGAGGINAIVGSGTLFTFPVLLALGYPPVTATISNSIGLAPGSLTGAIGYRRELAGQGRRVIRLGAMSCLGAITGGILLISLPPDVFEYVVPVLIGLACVLIMAQPRLGAWMRRRRAARPEGGPLLPVGVYGAGVYGGYFAAAQGIVLISILGLSLEEDLQRVNALKNALTFAVNTTAAVFFIVFASPVWPVVALIAAGSVIGGYAGARFGRLLRPFALRMIIVAVGLSAMVQLVLGRL, encoded by the coding sequence TTGAGTCTGTGGGAAGCGCTCGCCATCCTGCTGGCGGGGATCGGAGCCGGGGGAATCAACGCGATCGTCGGCTCCGGAACGCTGTTCACCTTCCCGGTGCTGCTCGCGTTGGGCTACCCGCCGGTGACCGCCACGATCTCCAACAGCATCGGCCTGGCGCCCGGCTCCCTCACCGGAGCGATCGGCTACCGGCGCGAACTGGCCGGTCAGGGCCGCAGGGTGATCCGGCTCGGGGCCATGTCCTGTCTCGGTGCGATCACCGGCGGGATCCTGCTGATCAGCCTGCCCCCCGACGTCTTCGAGTACGTCGTGCCGGTGCTCATCGGCCTGGCCTGCGTGCTGATCATGGCGCAGCCCCGACTCGGTGCGTGGATGCGGCGGCGCCGGGCGGCCCGCCCCGAGGGCGGACCGCTGCTTCCGGTGGGGGTGTACGGCGCCGGAGTCTACGGGGGCTATTTCGCCGCCGCGCAGGGCATCGTCCTGATCAGTATCCTCGGTCTCTCCTTGGAGGAGGACCTGCAGCGGGTCAACGCCCTGAAGAACGCGCTGACCTTCGCCGTGAACACGACGGCCGCCGTTTTCTTCATCGTCTTCGCGTCCCCGGTGTGGCCGGTGGTGGCCCTGATCGCGGCCGGGTCGGTCATCGGGGGCTACGCAGGCGCCCGGTTCGGCCGCCTGCTCCGCCCGTTCGCGCTGCGGATGATCATCGTGGCCGTGGGGCTCAGCGCGATGGTGCAGCTGGTGCTGGGCCGCCTCTAG
- a CDS encoding SPFH domain-containing protein: MSTIIIILLLFVLILAVIGWRSIRIVPQAMADVVERFGSYHRTLKSGFNIVVPFVDHVRERIDMRVQVVSFPSQTAITQDNLSVNVDTAVYIKVTDPYNAVYKIANFIQAVEQLVSATLRNVIGGMDLEQTLTSRDQINRELRMVLDEATAEWGIEVSRVELKAIEPPESVQEAMEKQMRADRDKRAEILTAEGQKQSAILRAEGESSSAVLSAKGAADAEMIRAKAESDAMTLRARGEADAITMVFKALHSGDVSQDVLAYQYLQKLPEIAKGDSNKVWIVPSEMGKALEGIGGVFERVRGESNGQPNHAQRNGGGGAGDHRS; this comes from the coding sequence ATGAGCACCATCATCATCATCCTGCTGCTGTTCGTGCTGATCCTGGCCGTGATCGGCTGGCGCAGCATCCGCATCGTCCCCCAGGCCATGGCCGATGTCGTCGAGCGCTTCGGCAGCTACCACCGCACGCTGAAGTCGGGATTCAACATCGTCGTCCCGTTCGTCGACCACGTCCGCGAACGTATCGACATGCGGGTCCAAGTGGTCAGCTTTCCCTCCCAGACCGCCATCACCCAGGACAACCTCTCGGTCAACGTCGACACGGCCGTCTACATCAAGGTCACCGACCCCTACAACGCCGTCTACAAGATCGCGAACTTCATACAGGCCGTCGAGCAGCTGGTCTCGGCCACGCTGCGCAACGTCATAGGCGGCATGGACCTGGAGCAGACGCTCACCTCGCGCGACCAGATCAACCGTGAACTGCGCATGGTCCTCGACGAGGCCACGGCGGAGTGGGGGATCGAGGTCAGCCGGGTCGAGCTGAAGGCCATCGAGCCCCCGGAGTCCGTCCAGGAGGCGATGGAGAAGCAGATGCGCGCCGACCGGGACAAGCGCGCCGAGATCCTCACCGCGGAGGGCCAGAAGCAGTCGGCGATCCTGCGCGCCGAGGGTGAGTCGTCCTCGGCCGTCCTGAGTGCCAAGGGTGCCGCCGACGCGGAGATGATCCGGGCGAAGGCCGAGTCGGACGCGATGACGCTGCGCGCCCGGGGTGAGGCGGACGCGATCACGATGGTGTTCAAGGCGCTGCACTCGGGCGACGTGAGCCAGGACGTGCTGGCCTACCAGTACCTGCAGAAGCTCCCGGAGATCGCCAAGGGCGACTCCAACAAGGTCTGGATCGTCCCCTCCGAGATGGGCAAGGCCTTGGAGGGCATCGGCGGCGTCTTCGAGCGCGTGCGCGGGGAGAGCAACGGACAGCCGAACCACGCCCAGCGGAACGGCGGCGGAGGCGCGGGCGACCACCGGTCTTAG
- a CDS encoding ABC transporter ATP-binding protein: MNGHVLRMSGVSVRRDDAELVRGVEWIVEEDERWVVIGPNGAGKTTLLSIAATQLFPTEGEVEILEERLGETDVFELRPLVGFAGAAVANRVPDSSTVLDLVISAAYGYLGRFGERYSTPDYGRARVLLNQWGVLHLEDRTYGTLSEGERKRVLIARSLMADPELLLLDEPAAGLDLGGREDLVRRLGALAVDFEAPALVIVSHHVEEIPPGFTHGLLLREGRVVVSGPLEDVMTSENLSKTYGLPLHVERVGDRWTARAA; this comes from the coding sequence ATGAACGGTCATGTACTGCGTATGAGCGGTGTGAGCGTGCGCCGCGACGACGCGGAGCTGGTGCGCGGTGTGGAGTGGATCGTCGAGGAGGATGAGCGCTGGGTCGTGATCGGCCCGAACGGCGCGGGCAAGACCACCCTGCTGAGTATCGCCGCGACGCAGCTGTTCCCGACCGAAGGCGAGGTGGAGATCCTCGAAGAACGCCTGGGCGAGACCGACGTGTTCGAGTTGCGTCCGCTCGTCGGCTTCGCCGGTGCGGCGGTGGCCAACCGGGTGCCCGACTCCAGCACGGTGCTCGACCTGGTCATCAGCGCGGCTTACGGATACCTGGGCCGGTTCGGCGAGCGGTATTCCACGCCCGACTACGGCCGGGCACGCGTGCTGCTCAACCAGTGGGGTGTGCTGCACCTGGAGGACCGCACGTACGGCACCCTGTCGGAGGGTGAGCGCAAGCGGGTGCTGATCGCCCGCTCCCTGATGGCCGATCCGGAGCTGCTGCTGCTCGACGAGCCGGCGGCCGGCCTGGACCTCGGCGGCCGGGAGGATCTGGTGCGTCGGCTCGGCGCGCTGGCCGTCGACTTCGAGGCGCCGGCGCTGGTGATCGTGTCGCACCATGTGGAGGAGATCCCCCCGGGGTTCACCCATGGTCTGCTGCTGCGGGAGGGGCGGGTCGTCGTCTCCGGGCCGCTGGAGGACGTGATGACCAGCGAGAACCTGAGTAAGACCTATGGTCTGCCGTTGCACGTGGAGCGTGTCGGCGACCGGTGGACCGCGCGCGCCGCATAG
- a CDS encoding DUF1707 SHOCT-like domain-containing protein: protein MRASDADRDRAAQVLAQAMTEGRLGHEEHGERLDAVYRAKTMAELTPITADLPGGTAAAAPTPASAPPRPASQADADLIASATGSENIVAVLSSAERKGRWLVEPRTNVSVLLGSVELDMRTALLSRNRVVVQCSTTLGGVTLIVPHGVAIENHVNGTLGGVGVEKGRPEPAEGAPTVVVTGHVLLGGIEIKSSPEADVGYGC from the coding sequence ATGCGCGCGTCCGACGCCGACCGCGACCGGGCCGCACAGGTCCTCGCCCAGGCGATGACCGAAGGGCGCCTCGGCCACGAGGAACACGGCGAGCGGCTCGACGCCGTCTACCGCGCCAAGACCATGGCCGAGCTGACCCCGATCACCGCCGACCTGCCGGGCGGAACCGCCGCCGCGGCTCCGACCCCCGCCTCGGCTCCACCGCGACCGGCGAGCCAGGCGGACGCCGATCTCATCGCGTCGGCCACCGGATCGGAGAACATCGTGGCCGTGCTCAGCAGCGCCGAGCGCAAGGGACGCTGGCTCGTGGAGCCGCGCACCAACGTCTCCGTCCTCCTCGGTTCCGTCGAACTGGACATGCGCACGGCCCTTCTGTCCCGGAACAGGGTCGTCGTGCAGTGCTCCACGACCCTCGGCGGGGTGACGCTGATCGTCCCGCACGGCGTCGCGATCGAGAACCACGTCAACGGCACACTCGGCGGCGTCGGCGTCGAGAAGGGCCGGCCGGAGCCCGCCGAGGGCGCGCCCACGGTGGTCGTCACCGGGCATGTGCTGCTGGGCGGCATCGAAATCAAGTCGTCGCCCGAAGCGGACGTCGGCTACGGCTGCTGA
- a CDS encoding DUF1707 SHOCT-like domain-containing protein: protein MEPDHIRASDADRDRVAERLREALAEGRLTHEEHEERLDAVYRAKTVGELAPITADLPSASERNGASDSGAMSVASSLSSEAARRLAAESTGQENIVAVLSGTERKGRWLVEPRTNVSSLLGTVELDFREAVLAQREVSVQCAVFLGTLEIIVPHGVRVVNNTTAVLGTSEITGTDAVTDPNAPTIRLSGTCILGTIEVKAKGPRGSWFKRRK from the coding sequence ATGGAGCCCGACCACATCCGCGCATCCGACGCCGATCGCGACCGCGTCGCCGAGCGGCTGCGGGAGGCCCTGGCAGAGGGCCGACTCACCCACGAGGAGCACGAAGAGCGGCTGGACGCCGTGTACCGCGCCAAGACCGTGGGCGAACTGGCTCCGATCACCGCCGACCTGCCCTCCGCCTCGGAACGCAATGGCGCCTCGGACAGCGGCGCCATGTCCGTGGCGTCGTCGCTCTCCTCGGAGGCCGCGCGGCGGCTGGCGGCCGAGAGCACGGGCCAGGAGAACATCGTGGCCGTGCTGAGCGGCACCGAGCGCAAGGGACGCTGGCTCGTGGAGCCGCGCACCAACGTCTCGTCCCTGCTCGGGACGGTCGAGCTGGACTTCCGCGAAGCCGTGTTGGCGCAGCGCGAGGTGAGCGTGCAGTGCGCGGTGTTCCTCGGGACACTGGAGATCATCGTCCCGCACGGCGTACGTGTGGTGAACAACACGACGGCGGTCCTCGGCACCTCCGAGATCACCGGGACCGACGCTGTGACCGACCCCAACGCGCCGACCATCAGACTGTCGGGGACCTGCATACTCGGCACGATCGAGGTCAAGGCCAAGGGTCCCAGGGGTTCGTGGTTCAAGCGCAGGAAGTGA
- the serB gene encoding phosphoserine phosphatase SerB — MNDDSTLLVTVTGRDRPGVSARLLSTLSVFPVTLADLEQVVIGGRLVLGALLSVDDTVAPGVSKTRLFDELRNAVEKTAIDLDMDVEFSEGDARVSASGEGRLHVTVLADPLRPGALGAIASCVARAGSNIDRIDRLSSYPVTSIELDISGTDLDRLRGDLAMEAATQSIDVAVQRSGLHRRAKHLIVMDVDSTLIQGEVIELLAAHAGCAEEVARVTEEAMRGNLDFEESLRRRVALLKDLDASAIDAVREELVLTPGARTLVRTLQRLHYETAIVSGGFTQITDSLVERLGIDYSAANTLEIVDGKLTGGLVGPVIDRRGKADALRRFAREAGVSLTQTVAIGDGANDLDMLRTAGLGVAFNAKPVVREQAHTSVNVPYLDAIVFLLGISREEVEAADSAEDEETAGAAETVK, encoded by the coding sequence ATGAATGATGATTCGACGCTCTTGGTGACGGTTACCGGACGCGACAGGCCCGGGGTCAGCGCGCGCCTCTTGAGCACCCTATCGGTGTTCCCGGTGACACTGGCCGACCTGGAACAGGTCGTCATCGGCGGCCGGCTCGTACTCGGAGCGCTGCTCAGCGTCGACGACACCGTCGCCCCCGGCGTCAGCAAGACTCGGCTCTTCGACGAACTCCGCAACGCCGTCGAGAAGACCGCCATCGACCTCGATATGGACGTGGAGTTCTCGGAAGGCGACGCTCGAGTCAGCGCCTCGGGCGAGGGCCGACTGCACGTGACCGTTCTGGCGGACCCGCTGCGCCCCGGCGCACTCGGAGCGATCGCCTCGTGCGTCGCCCGGGCGGGATCCAACATCGACCGCATCGATCGGCTGTCGAGCTACCCGGTCACCTCCATCGAACTCGACATCTCCGGCACCGACCTGGACCGGCTCCGCGGCGACCTTGCCATGGAGGCCGCCACCCAGTCCATCGACGTCGCGGTACAGCGCAGCGGGCTGCACCGGAGGGCCAAGCACCTGATCGTGATGGACGTCGACTCCACCCTCATCCAGGGCGAGGTCATCGAACTCCTCGCCGCGCACGCCGGGTGCGCCGAGGAGGTCGCCCGGGTCACCGAGGAGGCGATGCGCGGAAACCTCGACTTCGAGGAGTCGCTGCGCCGCCGCGTCGCCCTGCTCAAGGACCTGGACGCCTCCGCCATCGACGCGGTTCGCGAAGAACTCGTCCTGACACCCGGCGCCCGCACGCTCGTCCGGACACTGCAGCGCCTCCACTACGAGACCGCGATCGTCAGCGGCGGCTTCACCCAGATCACCGATTCGCTCGTGGAGCGCCTCGGCATCGACTACTCGGCGGCCAACACCCTGGAGATCGTCGACGGAAAACTCACGGGTGGGCTCGTCGGGCCGGTCATCGACCGCCGGGGGAAGGCGGACGCCCTGCGCCGGTTCGCCAGGGAGGCCGGGGTCTCGCTGACCCAGACCGTGGCCATCGGGGACGGTGCCAACGACCTCGACATGCTGCGCACGGCCGGGCTCGGCGTGGCCTTCAACGCCAAGCCGGTCGTGCGCGAACAGGCCCACACGTCGGTCAACGTCCCCTACCTGGACGCGATCGTCTTCCTCCTCGGTATCTCCCGCGAGGAGGTCGAGGCCGCCGACAGCGCGGAGGATGAGGAAACGGCGGGCGCGGCAGAGACCGTGAAGTAG